Genomic segment of Anaerosporomusa subterranea:
GGTATCAAGGAAAATTTGGTGAAGACGATATTTGCGTTTAAGGATTAAATGTTGGATTAGTTTTTGAAATTGAAATTGAATCAGATTAGCGTCAAAAGGTTTAAGCCAAATGTCCTCTATGTTTTTTTCGATAGACTTGGTGAGGGCAGCTAGTCGTAGTTGGTTTACACAAAGGATATTTAGCGAGCTCTCGCTGTACTTTTGGATACTATCCAAAGAGCCATCGATATCAAATATAAGAATATCGATGTTGTTTAAATCTATTTGTGCAAACGCGTTTATTGTTTTAATTGAAAGTAAACATTCATCAGATACATTCGCTTTTAAGAGAATATCTTCTAGGTGTGAAGTTGTACTCAATATAGTGATGTCTATTTTGCGATTATACATATAGAGTCACATCCTAAAAAGGTCTTTTGTTATTATAACAATAAAATCAATTTTTGTATAATCAGTAAATTCCATTAAAACCCCAGTACTATCAATGCTTGAAAAACAAATAGTATTATATGCATGACCATGGCCGCGGAAGTCTTTTGTACTCCTTCCAATGACGCGACTAGCCCCACTATCCTGAAGCAACAAAAATAGGTGGCAAGCGCCACCTATCGATTAGCTTCTCTTCTTATCCCTGTTGTAGGTTTGGCCAGGCATTGACAGATCATCTTTTGCAGGTTTGTTGCCTTTTGATTCCTTGCCTTTAGCCGGTTCACGAGGGTTATACTGATTTGCGGATTGGCCGCCCATACATATCACCTCCTTTACGAGTAGTTTTTCCTAATCATGTCATTGAATGCAAGAGAGGAGCCTTTACGGTCTATTGGATACAGGGAACGATTTCACAGAGGACACAGAGGGTACCCACAGAGTGGTTACGGATTGCCACATAAAATAATGATAAAGAGGCAGAAGAACTTATTTAATTAATTCTCCGCCTCTGTAACCTCTGTGCACCCTCCTTTACTCTGTGAAAACGTAACCTCGTCCTTTCACGAACTTATACTTTCTAGCAGTTTTAAAAAAGCCGCCAGACGGCGGTGAAGGAGGAGAGAATTGTTATTGTGATAAAGGATCGTCGTGATCTGGAGCTAGATCAACTAGATTTAGACCAACTTCGGGAAGGTCTGGGTCGGCTATTTCTTTGAGCTGAACTGTATCACGTAATTTCAGCGCTCTCGAAACGGAAACATCAGCATATGCATCCATTTTGCTTGTAGCGATAATCGTCTGATCCGTATCTTTGCCATTTAATATAACTCGGAAAACTGCCATATTGAAGCCTCCTATCGAGCGGAGCCGCATCCAAGAAGTCGTGTCTAAACGATGCATCCCAGAATTCCCTTTAACAAGCGAGTGCGGCTCTTCATGTAGTGTAGGCTGTTCAGTGGAATTTTATAGCCGGATATTGTTGCCTGCAAAGCTGGAGCCTGTTGGATTGTAAAACACGTGGCAGGGAAAACTGACGTCAAAGGAGGTGTCAGTTTTGGAGCTTGATTTCGAGAAAAACCTCGGTGATACAGACAGGGTCATTCGAATCATTATTGGAGCGTTATTGATTTGGCCAGCGATTTTTCACTATATATCCGGAGGATGGGCAACGTTAGCATGGGTGCTTGGAATATCTCAATTCATTGAAGCAGCCCTCTCCTACTGAATTGTCTACGATATTATGGGTTGGTCAACCCATAAGGCACACAGTAAATAAAGGGCGGCCAGTCCGCCCTTTATCGCTGATACTCCCTCTCATTCGCTGTCCAGTTTCTTTTCGCTAGCTACCATCAAAGCCAAGATGACTCACTGTCAGAATAGCATTCTTAGTAACACGATAGTAGTCTTTGCATGCTATTACTCAAAAAGCCTCTATAATCTGAAAGAAACAAATTGAGTCACGCCGTCTGACGACGGTTTCCTAAATGCGCACAGACGAATATCTTCTGCATAGGCAGCTCTCCTGCGGAATATATATTTGGCTATGTACTGAGAAATGATGCCACGAGGAGGGCCCAGCTTGCGCTTTCGAGTTATCCTTATAACCGCTTACGCTTGTGTCGTCTTTTTCATCGCTATAGGCATAATGCTCTACGGTTTTCTCATGCCTGGCAAAGGACAGCCTAAAGGCGATATTGTCACCTTGGCCAAACAATATCTCGGTGTACCGTACCGCTATGGAGGTTCCACTCCAGCCGGCTTTGACTGCTCCGGGTATATGTTGTTTTTGTTTCACCAGTTTGGCAAAGAGCTGCCGCGCACAGCCGACCAGCAGGCAACCGTCGGTAGTCACGTGGATATCGACAGCTTGCGGCCAGGCAACATAGTCTTTTTCGCCACGACCGGCGAGCCGGACATCTCCCACACCGGTCTGTATATCGGCGACCACAAGTTTATTCATGCGTCTTCCACTGCGAAAAAAGTCATCATCAGCAATCTAGCTGAACCCTATTGGCGAAATTGTTTTCAAGGCGCCCGGCAAATATTCCCATAGTAGTTCCACGAAAATAAGCAGCTCCTTCCCCCACGGTCGTCACCTCCAAAATGGGTATTAGAAAAGCGCCCCGAAGGACGCTCACGTCGGAATGAAATTTACGCTTGGCTTTCAAATCTGTGATGACATTTAGGACACTCACAATCATCGTCAAAATGATGGTCACACTTTGGACACTTATGACAGTCAATCTCGCATTCATGGTGGCATTTCGGGCACTCATGAGGAAATTCGTGCTTACATTTAGGACAGCAGTGATGATGTTTATGGTCACAATCGCAATCTGACATTCTTAAGCCTCCATTAACTCATTCCTTTGTATAATATGCGAGTGTTTGTGTGAGTGTTACCATAAAATCAGCCAACAGAAAAGCGCCCCGGAGAGCGCTTGATTAGGTGCGGCGGTCACTAGAGGCTACTCTGCTTCTATTTCATCAGCATCTAGTTTGGCATGTGTTGCGCTGTAGTATATTCCTTTGGATAAGCCATTAACCGATAAATTGAAATGTCCTGTAGATATATCAGGGCTGATACGATACACATTCGATTCGCCTTTGGCTAGTAGGTTTATATCTTCGGATTTCCATTTTAGCATTGTCTTATCACTCCTTAATTAATTAGGTTTTCTATGTTAGTTTGAATCACAGACCGTTAAATATTCAAAGAGAAAAGCAGCTGGATTGCGAGACCATAAGCCGAAGCGATCTTCCATCTTCATTCTTCTAGGGCTAACTCAGTCTTTTTAGTTTTAAACCGCCCACCGGGATGGTGAGCGGCGTTAAACCTGATAAGGCCTGTACTATTGTGGAACAATTAAAACGCCCCTGGTGTTAGGGCATTTTAATGAAGGAGGTACTTGCAGGAATTCAAGAATGGACGGGTTGCTCTAATCTCACGGTATTAAATACAACTCGAATTATCCTCATCAAAGCAGAACAGTAGAAGTATGATGATGATTATTATTACAATCCCACTTCCACCACCAAATCCACAGCCTCCAAAACCACGACCCATAAAAACACACCTCCTAGCTAGATATCAAATTCATAGTATGTTGAACAGATGAATGTGGTTACGATATAAATAAATATCCCCGACATACAGAACGGCTCGCACCGCTGGTTACATGTGGCCAGGCGGTTTAGGCATAAAGAAAAGAGCCCGAAGGCTCTACGGATCAGCGACAAGTTAATATGTCATTCTTACTCAACGTATGGTCGCTGCCATTTACACGGTTTGCATGTACAATCGGGCTCTATCTCTTCTTCTTCGCAATCCATATCATATTCAACAGAAGAGTCGGTTACACTGCAGAATTCGTGGCAATGACATAAAACTTCGCTAGTATTACCTTGAAATGGGTGAGTGTGCTCATCGCAGCAGCCTACTTCAACTGCTGGGCCCGTCATGATGTCAACGTTATGCCAGTGAGGGTGAACACAACCTTCTTTAGGGTCATAAGATGTTATGACACAGAGACGATGCACATGGGATCTTCCTTTAGCTATAGGAGTCCCGCTTATTCCGGTAATTAGATGTTGATGATCATCGGCTACATCTGCTAACGTTTGAAAAATGTGGACATGCTCCAGATGGATTTCCTCATCATGAGGATCTTTCTTAGGCTGCTTAAGTGGGCGGCCTTCTGGCATGATCTCACCTCCAATTTATACTATGTTAATTACCATAACAGAGTGACAGTGCTTTTACATAAATCCACCCTGCAAAACTAAATAGCCGCCCTGCACAGGATCGGATCGTACCTGGCGCATGCGGCCACCCGCTAGTTTCGTATTCCTCACATAAGTGACAATATCACATAAACAAAAGACCTGCGAATCTCGCAGGTCTTGCTTTACTGTATTTTGTTGGTCGGAGCGGCGAGATTCGAACTCACGGCCTCTTCCACCCCAAGGAAGCGCGCTACCAAACTGCGCTACGCCCCGACTGACAAATGTTATTGTACCTTGTTTTGGCTAACCTGTCAAGAATTATGACAACTTTTTTGCGCCTTCTGTATCAATGGACAGGGTTAGGTATTTGGCTTCTACCTGGTGATGAGCAAAGGCCTCGACCATGGCTTGACCGATGGCATCTGCCTGGGTTTCGGTGAAGGCGATCAGGCAGGGGCCGGCTCCGCTCAATGCCGCGCCGAAGGCGCCGGCAGTTTTGGCGGCAGCCAGAACGTCTGGCATGCCGGGGATAAGAGATTGACGGTAAGGTTGGTGTAATTTGTCTTCAAGGCCGGTTGATAGATAAGTATAATTCCCAGTAGCCAAAGCGCCGACCATGAGAGCCGTGCGGCTGACGTTGAAAACTGCGTCAGCCAGACTGACCTGTTTGGGCAGTACCCGGCGGGCGGTCTTAGTGGCCAGGGCAAACGCAGGCACCGCGACTACCAAGCTAAGTGGACGAGGCGGCAGCAAACGCAGGGTTTCGACCTTTGCGTTATTCATTGCGCTGATTGCAATGCCGCCGTAGAGAGCTGGCGCGACGTTATCGGGGTGGCCTTCAACGGCTGTAGCCATATCAAGAAGTTCCTCTTGGGTCAGCGGTGAACCGAGGATTTCATTCGCGGCAAATAGTCCAGCGACGATGGCGGCGGCGCTCGAGCCGAGGCCGCGGGCCAGCGGAATGGTATTTGTCATCGTCAAGGACAGACCGGGACAGGTGTAGCCAACTTTTGCAAAAACAGACTGGACGGCCTGGTAAGTAATGTTGGTTGCATCAGTCGGCAGCAAATCGCTGCCCTCCCCTATGTTCGTGATCTGAATGTTGCCAGACTCGTTGATGGTTAGTTCAAGATGGTTGTAAAGTGTGCAGGCGATGCCGACTGCGTCAAAACCAGGACCACAGTTTGCGGTGGTGGCGGGAACCCTCACAATGACAGTTTTTTTCATGGTTCTCCTATTCAATGGCGGCTTCGACGCGAATGACATTTTGCACTTCGCGGACAACGCTCATGCCTCGTAGTGTATTGATTGCCAATCGCAAGTCCGCGTCCGGGACACGAGAAGTGATCAGCACGAGTTCAGCGCAATCTCCCACTTTGCGTTTCTGGATGACAAAGTGCAAGCTAACCTGTTGTGCTCCAAAGGCGCCAGCGATAGCGGCGAGTGCGCCAGGGCGATCTTCGACCAACAAACGGACATAGTACGGCGTCTCAGTATAACGAACCGGGCAAACGGGTTTTTCGTCAAAGCAAGTGCAAAGGATACGGCTTGCCACGTTGTGGCAAATATCGCGGGCCACGTCAATGATATCTGCCGATACCGCGCTGGCGGTGGGCATTTCGCCGGCACCGCGTCCATAGAACATGGTATCACCGACAGCATCGCCACTGACAAAAATGGCGTTGAAGACATCTTGCACCGGGGCCAACGGGTGGCTAAGGGGCAGAAAAGCGGGATGGACGCGGACATCGATGCCGCGAGGTGTCTCTTTGGCAATAGCCAACAGTTTGATACAATATCCCAGTTCACCTGCATATTCAATATCTTGCGGCGAGATCGCGGTTATGCCTTCGACATAAACATCATCAAGCGTAATACGCGTATTGAAGGCTATCGAGGCGAGAATGGCAATTTTACGTGCCGCGTCCCAACCGCCGACATCAGCAGTCGGGTCGGCTTCGGCATAGCCTTTTGCCTGCGCTTCGGCCAGAACACTGGCAAAGTCAGACTTATCACGGGTCATTTTTGTGAGCATGTAGTTTGTGGTGCCGTTGACGATACCCATGACTTCTTGGATGCGGTTAGCTGCTAGGCATTGCTTAAGCGGGCGGATAATGGGAATACCGCCAGCAACGCTGGCTTCAAACTGGAAATCGACCTGGTTTTTTTCTGCCGTTTCGAACAGTTCACGACCGTATTTGGCGACAATATCTTTATTGGCGGTAACTACATGTTTGCCATTTTGCATCGCTTTGAGCATGTACTCGAGAGCAGGATGTTCACCACCCATGACCTCAACGACAATCTGAATATCCGGATCATCAAGGATATCTTCGACAACCGTGGTCATTATCGCGTCAACTGGAAGTGGCCGAGATTTGCTGAGATCGCGTACCAGGACTTTTTTGATGACAATCTGGGCGCCAACTCGTTGCTCAATACTGGCTCCATTTTTTTGCAATAGCTTCAGCACACCGGTGCCGACTGTCCCCATACCGAGGAGCCCAACTTGAATAACTTTGTTCATGGTATCCTCCTACGCTTGTCCCAACACTTCAAGTCGTTTCACGCCGTCGATCATGCGCAGTTTATCGAGTAGCGCCTCAAGGTCGATAACCAAGTCTGCTGTTTCTAGCGAGATGGTAGCATTGGCCACTCCTTGCAGAGGAATACCTTGGTTTATCGTCAACACGCTGGCGCGGTCATTGGCAATGGTGTTGAGAACGCGGGATAAAACGCCCTGCTTGTGTTCGAGCAGTAATGCCAAGGTGACAATTTTTTCTTTACTAGCTTCGTAAAAAGGAAAGACAAAATCTTTGTATTTATAGTAGGCGCTTCAGCTAAGTTCCATTTTCTCGACAGCTTCATTGATAGTGCGAACTTCACCCTTTTTTAGTAGTTCTTTAACCTTAATGGTTTTT
This window contains:
- a CDS encoding DUF2892 domain-containing protein, producing the protein MELDFEKNLGDTDRVIRIIIGALLIWPAIFHYISGGWATLAWVLGISQFIEAALSY
- a CDS encoding C40 family peptidase, with the translated sequence MRFRVILITAYACVVFFIAIGIMLYGFLMPGKGQPKGDIVTLAKQYLGVPYRYGGSTPAGFDCSGYMLFLFHQFGKELPRTADQQATVGSHVDIDSLRPGNIVFFATTGEPDISHTGLYIGDHKFIHASSTAKKVIISNLAEPYWRNCFQGARQIFP
- a CDS encoding YmaF family protein; amino-acid sequence: MPEGRPLKQPKKDPHDEEIHLEHVHIFQTLADVADDHQHLITGISGTPIAKGRSHVHRLCVITSYDPKEGCVHPHWHNVDIMTGPAVEVGCCDEHTHPFQGNTSEVLCHCHEFCSVTDSSVEYDMDCEEEEIEPDCTCKPCKWQRPYVE
- the thrB gene encoding homoserine kinase, with the translated sequence MKKTVIVRVPATTANCGPGFDAVGIACTLYNHLELTINESGNIQITNIGEGSDLLPTDATNITYQAVQSVFAKVGYTCPGLSLTMTNTIPLARGLGSSAAAIVAGLFAANEILGSPLTQEELLDMATAVEGHPDNVAPALYGGIAISAMNNAKVETLRLLPPRPLSLVVAVPAFALATKTARRVLPKQVSLADAVFNVSRTALMVGALATGNYTYLSTGLEDKLHQPYRQSLIPGMPDVLAAAKTAGAFGAALSGAGPCLIAFTETQADAIGQAMVEAFAHHQVEAKYLTLSIDTEGAKKLS
- a CDS encoding homoserine dehydrogenase — encoded protein: MNKVIQVGLLGMGTVGTGVLKLLQKNGASIEQRVGAQIVIKKVLVRDLSKSRPLPVDAIMTTVVEDILDDPDIQIVVEVMGGEHPALEYMLKAMQNGKHVVTANKDIVAKYGRELFETAEKNQVDFQFEASVAGGIPIIRPLKQCLAANRIQEVMGIVNGTTNYMLTKMTRDKSDFASVLAEAQAKGYAEADPTADVGGWDAARKIAILASIAFNTRITLDDVYVEGITAISPQDIEYAGELGYCIKLLAIAKETPRGIDVRVHPAFLPLSHPLAPVQDVFNAIFVSGDAVGDTMFYGRGAGEMPTASAVSADIIDVARDICHNVASRILCTCFDEKPVCPVRYTETPYYVRLLVEDRPGALAAIAGAFGAQQVSLHFVIQKRKVGDCAELVLITSRVPDADLRLAINTLRGMSVVREVQNVIRVEAAIE